One genomic region from Nymphaea colorata isolate Beijing-Zhang1983 chromosome 12, ASM883128v2, whole genome shotgun sequence encodes:
- the LOC126410646 gene encoding uncharacterized protein LOC126410646: MSDPAWQWCTRVNPKDRLRVKCNYCKQIISGGISRFKHHIAGTHSDVAACNGSQEIPLPAYVKHQCQQLLEAVKASRIEKDMEDAEEGYGDPHEGEESEGEDVQLEQEDVGVSLGTTKGKGIMHGGGSSATATRKRRGASISSVSRGRGRSQGRTGGGRVPTMKSSNMSGSIKNFFPNYTAAGAQPEIRIAMQSKDIIEAADETIGRWFYDASIPFNGANSYHYQPIADAIASVGRGYKMPSFHKLRGKILNNIVRDVKTYCDELKLSWKATGCSVMADGWTNIKNRTLDLGERDDMKLTVHRCQEITKFIYNHAYVLNLMRKFTNGAELIRPAQTWFATNVLTVQGIVKQRSSLRQMFSSDDWAAYPHAYKRKATTVVDTIFDADFWESCVHLLKICVPLVKVLILVDSEDRPSIGYLYESMDRAKEAIRDNMKGKKKLYMPIWKIIDGSWSGQLHRPLHAAAYYLNPAIRFLPTFKKDREVEYGMLDCIDVLVSDSKEQDAIHMSINKYDTAFGTMARDTAVRCRTTMRPDLWWERFGPDCPELRKLAIRILSQTCSATGCERNWSVFQHIHSKKRNRLEHKRLNDLVYVRYNMKLRQRQLETTSTRKHHNQYDPIFIDHFDILDSWVEEEPAAILDEDDLDFLNVEGAAEIVEEGEAGGEQWNVGDIPFATEGLEEEVNEENEDDDEE, from the exons atgtcggatcctgcatggcagtggtgtacaagggtgaatcccaaagatagattaagagttaagtgcaattattgtaagcaaatcatatcaggagggatttctcgctttaaacaccatatagctggtacacacagcgatgtggctgcttgcaatggctcccaagagatcccattgccagcgtatgtaaagcaccagtgtcagCAGCTTCTTGAAgcagtgaaagcaagtaggattgaaaaggacatggaagatgcggaggaaggatatggggacccacatgaaggggaagaaagtgaaggtgaagatgttcaacttgaacaagaagatgttggtgtcagtttgggaacaactaaagggaaaggcatcatgcatggaggtggttcttctgcaactgcaaccagaaaaagaagaggtgcaagtataagttcagtttcacgaggacgtggcagaagtcagggtcgtactggtggtggtagagtacctactatgaagtcgagcaatatgtctggttcgatcaagaatttttttcccaattatactgctgctggtgctcagcctgagattcgtatagccatgcaatcaaaggatattattgaagcagcagatgaaaccataggaaggtggttctatgatgcatccattcccttcaatggagcaaactcttatcattatcagcctatagcagatgcgattgctagtgtagggcgagggtataaaatgccctcttttcataaattgcgaggtaaaattctcaacaatatagttagagatgtgaagacatattgtgatgaactaaaattgagctggaaagctacaggatgcagtgtaatggcagatgggtggacaaacatcaagaacagaacattg gatcttggtgaaagagatgatatgaagttgacagttcatagatgccaagaaatcacgaagtttatttacaatcatgcttatgtcttgaatttgatgaggaaattcacaaatggggctgaattaattcgacctgcacaaacatggtttgctacaaatgttttgactgtgcagggtatagtcaagcaaagatcTTCTCTCAGGCaaatgttttcaagtgatgattgggctgcatatccacatgcctataaaagaaaggctacgacagttgtggataccatcttcgatgctgacttttgggaatcatgtgtgcacttattgaagatttgtgtacctctagtgaaagtcctcatattagttgatagtgaagatagaccttctattggatatttatacgagtctatggatagagccaaggaggccattagagataatatgaagggaaaaaagaagttgtacatgcctatatggaaaATTATAGATGGAAGttggtctggacaacttcatcgcccacttcatgcagcagcctactacctaaatcctgctattagatttcttcccacttttaagaaggacagagaggtcgagtatggcatgttggattgcattgatgtattagtaagtgatagtaaagaacaagacgctatccatatgtcgatcaacaaatatgatacggcttttggtaccatggcgagagacacagcagttcgatgcaggacaactatgcgtccag atttgtggtgggaaaggtttgggcctgattgcccagaattaaggaagcttgcaattagaatcctcagtcaaacatgtagtgcaactggatgtgaaagaaattggagtgtatttcagcacatccatagtaagaagaggaataggctggaacataaaaggttgaatgaccttgtttacgttcgttataatatgaagttgagacaaag gcaactagaaacaacatctacgaggaagcatcacaatcaatatgatcctatcttcattgaccattttgatatattagattcttgggttgaagaagaaccagctgcaatacttgatgaggacgatcttgattttttgaatgttgaaggagcagcagagattgttgaagaaggagaggctgggggggagcaatggaatgttggtgacattccatttgcaacagaggggttagaagaagaagttaatgaagaaaatgaagatgatgatgaagaatga